The sequence below is a genomic window from Gaiellales bacterium.
GTTCGAGGAGGAGGCGCTGGTCCACGCCGAGCAGCTCTACCGGATCGCGCTCCGCCTGACGGGCAGCCCGCAGGCCGCCGAGGATCTCGTGCAGGACACCTACCTGCGCGCGTTCCGGAGCTGGCAGAGCTACAAGCCGGGCACGAACCTGGCCGCGTGGCTGGCCACGATCATGCGCAACGCCAACCTCGACGAGCTGCGCCGCCAGAGCCGCCGGCCGGTGCAGGAGCCGCTCGACGACGACGGCGACTACTACCTGTACAACCGCCTGGCCGAATCCGGCCCGCAGCCGCAGGACGAGGTGCTCGCCCGCCTGTCCGGCAACGCGATCGTGTCTGCGGTGGGCGAGCTCCCGCCGAACTTCCGCG
It includes:
- a CDS encoding sigma-70 family RNA polymerase sigma factor; its protein translation is MASSDPPPGTLAAAAGRDRGEFEEEALVHAEQLYRIALRLTGSPQAAEDLVQDTYLRAFRSWQSYKPGTNLAAWLATIMRNANLDELRRQSRRPVQEPLDDDGDYYLYNRLAESGPQPQDEVLARLSGNAIVSAVGELPPNFREVVVLVDVGDFSYADAADILGIPIGTVMSRLYRGRRLLKRALADHAGGEAA